TTGTATGGGTAAGCCGATACTTTCCACCTCTCCAAAGTCAAAACCAGCAGAAACTGCATTCAGATTATTTCCGAATAATCTGTAAATGGTATAGGTCTGATTTAATTGATAAGCCAGATTATAATATTCCGTTTCTCCCAAATCACCTTCTACGATTTCTTTTACTTTTATCGTATAAGGTGCACTGCCTATAATATAACGTTTATCTAAAAAGCTTCTGAAATCAGTAGATGAGATCACCTGATCCGGTTCATCATTCGTGCTTACCACTATTGAAAATTTTAGATTTCCGACATTATTTGCTAAAAAATTAACGTATAAGTTGTCAATAGCTGCTAAATTATTGGCAAAAATGGCCAGTTCTCTTTTGGTAAAGACATCTTCTCTAAGTCTTAAAGAATCTATTAAATCCGCAAACTGACTTTCTGTAGGGTATTTCCCTGTTTCAAAATAGATTTTTAACTGGTCTCTGGTTGTTAGTTTATTTTCCTCCATAATACTTTTTTATAAGTTATGCTTCCGGGCATAATTACACTTTGGTTTCAATGATAATTTATGTTATGTTTTAAAGTTCTGAATTCATCCTTTTTTATCCCTGGAAAAGGATTTTAGCCTCGTTACGCTGTATGTGCAGTAACGTTTACTTGTAAGAAACCGGATGATGACTTCTTAAGTTTCATTGTCCAAAATTCATACTTTTTTTGTTCCTGTGAAAGTTTTTTGGCCCCGCTATTCTGTAGTTGCAGTAGCCTTTCTTTTCCGAATAAGTAAAATAATCAGGGCAGCATTTTTATTTAATAAAACCTGGTCTGTATCTATAATAAAAAAAGCTCAGATTATAAAAATCCGAGCCTTTTCAGCTTATATGCTTAATGCTAATTTATTTTCACATAATTGATGCTCAATCCAGTTTAAAGAAGAAATACACTACCGCCGCCCACTCTTTTTTAACTCCTTTTGCATACCCGATAGTGCTGCGGCTACTATTTTCTACCGTTCCGTCATCTTTGATGTAACCAATGGTGGAATGGCTGCTGTTTTCTACAGTTCCGTCTTCTTTCACATAGCCCACAGTAGAGTGGCTCTTGTTTTCGATAGTTCCGTCACTTTTGATGTACCCAATAGTGCTTCGGCTTTTATTTTCAACAGTACCATCATTTTTAATGTATCCCACAGTGGAGTGGCTGCTGTTTTCTATGGTTCCGTCACTTTTAATATATCCTGTGGTACTGTGGCTTCCGGATTCTATAGTTTGGGCACCTACAGAAATACCAAAGAGCAGGGAACAAAAGAATAGTGTTTTTTTCATATTTAAGATTTTAATGGATTATTAACTTTGGTTTATTTGATGTATTCAAAAGTATTGATTATTCTTTTATGTTGGATCATTAAAATAAAACTGTCATTTATATTTGCTGAAGAGTGAGTTTTATTAAAAGAAAAAGCGAAACTTTTCTAAAAGTTTCGCTTTAAGCTATTAAATAATTTTTTTAAAATTTATCTTTATATTGATTATAAAATTCTAATTGATCTATTAAAACCTCATTAATCTCTGTCCAGCCATGCTTCTCAGATAAATCAATAGCTGCTTTCCATGCATTCATATTGGGACTTCCAAAATTTACTCCATTCCAATATCCTGCACTGACTAAAGCATCCCAAGCCATAACAGGATCATTTAATTCTTCATCTATAGCTTTAGCGGCCTCTATATGCGCATCTCCATTATATGACTTTGAGGATTTAATTATTCTCTCTAATGGCAAAAATAATGGATGATCTTGCATTTTTTTTGGAAATTGATAAATTCTATCAGGATTCGCAAAACCAATTGTAGTAGTCATTTGTGAATCACTATTAGCACTAAATTCTGGTAGAATATCTAAAACATACCTCATTGCATCAAAACCATGTGCCTGAATAAAACTTTGCCAGTAAAAATTAGATTTTTTTTGTTCATTTAAGTCAAACAACGAATGTGAATAAGCCCTTTGAGATAAAGCATTATAAACTCTGATATTCCAGATGCCATAATCTTTTATTTCAAAATCTGGAAGGTAAGATTCTTTTTCCATCATCAATTGCATCAACTTAACGTATCCTCTTTGCTGTGGAGTATCATAATAATGATTCCAAAAATCCAAGTATACGTTAGGGTAAAATTCGGAAGGATTTTTTAGATATTTCAATTTATCCTCATTATGTAGATATTCTTTTAAAAAC
The window above is part of the Chryseobacterium sp. MA9 genome. Proteins encoded here:
- a CDS encoding 5-fold beta-flower protein — protein: MKKTLFFCSLLFGISVGAQTIESGSHSTTGYIKSDGTIENSSHSTVGYIKNDGTVENKSRSTIGYIKSDGTIENKSHSTVGYVKEDGTVENSSHSTIGYIKDDGTVENSSRSTIGYAKGVKKEWAAVVYFFFKLD